One genomic window of uncultured Erythrobacter sp. includes the following:
- a CDS encoding MBL fold metallo-hydrolase, whose product MKLIMLGSGTSTGVPRVGGEDGTGDWGDCDPNEPRNRRTRVSILVESDAGARLLVDTSSDCRAQLLANRIPSVDAVFWTHDHADHCHGIDDLRVMRYGRGGPIPGYAATETVRRLRQRFGYVFAGQDGYPTIVNLDTLDRLKIVSGFGVEWCQMEHGTGETTGFRFECDGKSIAYATDFSAISDEMVELFEDVDILVSDCLRRDPHPTHAHLAMAIDLSERCGAERLVLSHLDKSMDYQSLVDEVPEHVVVGYDGLQMVA is encoded by the coding sequence GTGAAGTTGATCATGCTCGGTTCCGGAACGTCGACGGGCGTTCCTCGAGTGGGTGGAGAAGATGGGACGGGCGATTGGGGGGATTGCGACCCCAATGAACCGCGGAACCGCCGAACTCGGGTGTCCATTCTGGTCGAAAGCGACGCCGGGGCGCGATTGCTTGTCGACACCTCATCAGATTGCCGGGCGCAGTTGCTTGCGAACCGAATTCCGTCGGTAGATGCTGTGTTCTGGACGCATGATCACGCTGATCATTGTCACGGGATCGATGATCTAAGAGTGATGCGCTATGGCCGTGGTGGCCCAATCCCTGGCTATGCGGCGACCGAGACAGTTCGGCGGCTAAGGCAGCGATTTGGCTATGTGTTTGCCGGACAGGATGGTTATCCGACGATTGTGAACCTCGATACGCTCGACCGCTTGAAGATTGTCTCCGGCTTTGGTGTCGAGTGGTGTCAGATGGAACACGGCACCGGTGAGACAACGGGTTTCCGCTTCGAATGTGATGGTAAGTCGATTGCCTATGCGACAGACTTTAGTGCGATTTCAGATGAGATGGTCGAACTGTTTGAAGATGTCGACATTCTGGTGAGCGACTGCCTTCGTCGTGATCCACATCCAACGCACGCGCATTTGGCTATGGCGATCGATTTGTCAGAGCGTTGCGGTGCAGAGCGACTGGTCCTGAGTCATCTTGATAAGAGTATGGATTACCAATCGCTGGTTGATGAAGTTCCTGAGCATGTTGTCGTGGGATATGATGGCTTGCAGATGGTGGCTTGA
- the mazG gene encoding nucleoside triphosphate pyrophosphohydrolase: MSASAPPAQIDRLVSIMARLREPDGGCEWDLAQNFETIAPYTIEEAYEVADAIERSDMAELKDELGDLLLQVVFHARMAQEAGDFSFEDVARSISDKMEARHPHIFGSEHGTMGETRWENLKEAERAEKGALSAMDGVALALPALMRAQKLQKRAARTGFDWPDPSGSEAKISEEIEELKSATSEAHKAEEAGDLLFAVVNFIRAHGITAEDALRAANGKFERRFRAMEQLAGGDFPALSLDAQEQLWQRVKGQE; this comes from the coding sequence ATGAGCGCCAGCGCCCCTCCAGCTCAAATTGACCGCCTCGTCTCAATTATGGCGCGTTTGCGCGAACCGGACGGTGGCTGCGAATGGGATCTGGCGCAAAACTTTGAGACCATCGCGCCATACACAATAGAAGAAGCCTACGAAGTTGCAGATGCCATCGAACGATCAGACATGGCCGAGCTCAAGGACGAACTTGGCGATTTGCTTCTCCAGGTCGTGTTCCACGCACGGATGGCCCAGGAAGCCGGTGATTTCAGCTTCGAAGACGTCGCACGGTCGATCAGCGACAAGATGGAGGCCCGCCATCCACACATCTTCGGATCAGAACACGGCACAATGGGCGAAACCCGCTGGGAAAACCTGAAAGAGGCTGAGCGCGCCGAAAAAGGAGCCTTAAGCGCGATGGATGGCGTTGCGCTGGCATTGCCAGCACTCATGCGCGCGCAAAAGCTCCAGAAACGCGCGGCACGGACTGGGTTCGATTGGCCCGATCCAAGTGGTTCAGAGGCAAAGATCAGTGAAGAGATTGAGGAGCTTAAATCGGCAACTTCCGAAGCGCACAAGGCCGAAGAAGCCGGAGATCTTTTGTTCGCTGTGGTCAATTTCATCCGTGCACATGGCATAACGGCAGAAGATGCGTTGCGCGCAGCCAATGGAAAGTTTGAACGCCGCTTTCGGGCGATGGAACAACTCGCGGGCGGGGACTTTCCTGCGCTGTCGCTGGATGCTCAGGAACAACTTTGGCAGCGAGTAAAAGGTCAGGAATAA
- the hflX gene encoding GTPase HflX: MDEVTRGARALVLCPDIRSFSYDLDATERLEEAEGLALAIGVVIAHSAVLPIRQMQPNTLFGSGQVQNIATWCEQYEAELLIVDGALSPIQQRNLEETLKRKVIDRTGLILEIFGERAATAEGRLQVELAHLDYQQSRLVRSWTHLERQRGGFGFLGGPGETQIEADRRMIRQRMARLRRELEQVRKTRALHRERRGRAPWPVIALVGYTNAGKSTLFNRLTGAEVMAEDLLFATLDPTMRAISLPGVEKAILSDTVGFISDLPTQLVAAFRATLEEVTGADIICHVRDMANPAHAAQKKQVIEVLADLGVVDLENGESDIPILEVWNKADLIGEDRMAELREASAGQDAVLLSAATGLGIDDFAARIAEMLTAKAKELTVTLPVSDGRRIAWLHAHGDILEDDDAGEGEQGPLRRLTVRLNPKEFGQYQTL; encoded by the coding sequence CGCGGTGCGCGGGCCCTTGTTCTATGCCCGGATATCAGGAGCTTCAGCTACGATCTCGACGCGACCGAAAGGCTTGAGGAAGCCGAAGGTCTTGCACTCGCGATCGGTGTGGTCATCGCACACTCTGCGGTTCTTCCAATCCGGCAAATGCAGCCAAACACGCTGTTTGGATCCGGTCAAGTTCAGAATATCGCCACTTGGTGCGAACAATACGAAGCAGAACTGTTGATCGTCGACGGTGCGCTTAGCCCGATCCAGCAACGCAACCTCGAAGAAACGCTGAAGCGGAAGGTGATCGACCGGACCGGTCTCATCCTCGAGATCTTCGGCGAGCGTGCTGCAACTGCCGAGGGACGGCTGCAGGTAGAACTTGCGCACCTCGATTACCAACAAAGCCGTCTGGTGCGCAGTTGGACGCACCTGGAACGTCAGCGCGGCGGTTTTGGCTTCCTTGGCGGCCCTGGTGAAACCCAGATCGAAGCCGACCGCAGGATGATCCGGCAGCGGATGGCGCGTCTGCGGCGTGAATTGGAGCAGGTGCGCAAGACCCGCGCGCTCCATCGTGAACGACGGGGAAGGGCACCCTGGCCTGTGATTGCGCTGGTTGGCTACACCAACGCAGGCAAATCGACCTTGTTCAACCGACTGACCGGTGCGGAGGTGATGGCCGAGGACCTGCTCTTCGCAACGCTTGATCCGACCATGCGGGCGATAAGTCTGCCAGGTGTGGAGAAGGCGATCCTGTCCGACACGGTGGGCTTCATTTCCGATCTCCCCACACAGCTCGTTGCGGCGTTTCGAGCGACCCTTGAAGAAGTCACCGGAGCCGACATCATCTGCCACGTCCGCGACATGGCAAACCCTGCGCACGCTGCGCAGAAGAAGCAGGTTATCGAGGTGCTCGCCGATCTCGGTGTCGTGGACCTGGAAAATGGCGAGAGCGACATTCCAATTCTCGAGGTCTGGAACAAGGCCGACTTGATCGGCGAAGACCGTATGGCGGAGCTGCGGGAAGCGTCGGCCGGACAGGATGCCGTGTTGTTGTCTGCCGCAACCGGTCTAGGAATTGATGACTTCGCGGCGCGTATTGCAGAAATGCTGACTGCCAAGGCGAAGGAATTGACAGTGACTCTGCCGGTGAGCGACGGTCGCAGGATTGCTTGGCTGCATGCGCATGGCGATATTCTGGAAGATGATGATGCCGGGGAAGGGGAGCAGGGGCCCTTGCGGCGTTTAACGGTGCGCCTCAATCCAAAGGAATTTGGTCAATACCAAACGCTATAG